The proteins below are encoded in one region of Candidatus Planktophila lacus:
- a CDS encoding acetoacetate--CoA ligase, giving the protein MSSPLWSPGKSNNPSLIKLNELAKAKDFSELHKWSIDNSADFWRFVVSDSEIVGDFGDTAISGSGFFQTEFFPGAKLNVVDTLLKGDPDQIVITEISESGQRRTFTRSEVRKLANQVAQSLLSAGVVEGDVVAACVANTADVVSFALGALKIGAIFSSTSADFGAATVLDRFQQISPKVLLVTSGYEYNGKQIDCLEKVSEIVAGLPSLVKVVSIGSKPNPYLSFTEWLSSSDGTTEISVKGSFNRPGFILFSSGTTGKPKCIVHSAAGVLLKTLSEQRYHLDIRDGDKVFYFTTCGWMMWNWLVASLATGAGIVLFDGNPMHPAPERLFDIAEQEELTFLGVSAKYIDSLRKIELKASNSHDLSKLRTLASTGSPLSHEGFSYIYGSVSPTVHLASISGGTDICGCFMLGWPELPVFAGQIQVPALGMDVQVLNSDASLTKPGDKGELVCASTFPSAPLFFWGDKENEKYLASYFEKFPDIWTHGDFVEPTQESGFIMHGRSDATLNVAGVRIGTAEIYRITEEFEEVLESLAVAQKYESDTRVILFLKLKPGSELTTDLSDQIKQALKQKASPRHVPALILQAPDFPRTKSGKLVELAVTRAVNKEPIDNLGALANPESLEWFKDLNL; this is encoded by the coding sequence ATGTCTTCACCTCTTTGGAGCCCAGGTAAATCCAATAACCCCTCGCTCATTAAATTAAATGAGCTGGCAAAGGCGAAGGATTTTTCAGAACTTCATAAGTGGTCGATAGATAACTCTGCTGACTTTTGGCGCTTTGTTGTAAGTGATTCAGAAATAGTCGGCGATTTTGGAGACACTGCAATCTCTGGCTCTGGTTTTTTTCAAACTGAATTCTTTCCAGGTGCCAAGTTAAATGTAGTCGATACCTTACTTAAGGGAGATCCCGACCAAATAGTTATAACTGAGATCTCCGAATCTGGGCAGCGCCGCACATTTACAAGAAGTGAAGTCAGGAAGTTAGCTAACCAAGTCGCACAGTCGCTATTGAGCGCTGGTGTTGTAGAAGGTGATGTAGTTGCAGCCTGCGTAGCAAATACCGCAGATGTGGTTTCTTTTGCTCTCGGTGCGCTAAAAATAGGTGCGATCTTCTCAAGCACTTCTGCAGATTTTGGTGCTGCAACCGTTTTAGATCGTTTTCAGCAGATATCTCCAAAGGTGCTGTTAGTTACTTCAGGCTATGAGTACAACGGCAAGCAGATAGATTGTCTAGAAAAAGTCAGTGAAATTGTTGCTGGCCTGCCTTCGCTAGTTAAAGTTGTTTCTATCGGATCAAAACCTAATCCATATCTTTCATTTACTGAGTGGCTCAGTTCAAGTGATGGAACGACTGAGATATCAGTTAAGGGTTCCTTTAACCGCCCTGGATTTATCCTCTTTTCATCTGGAACTACAGGTAAGCCGAAGTGCATTGTTCATAGCGCAGCAGGTGTTCTGCTTAAGACTTTAAGTGAACAGCGTTACCACCTAGATATTCGCGATGGGGATAAAGTCTTTTACTTCACTACTTGTGGCTGGATGATGTGGAACTGGTTGGTTGCCTCTCTTGCAACTGGAGCTGGCATTGTTTTATTCGATGGAAATCCAATGCATCCGGCACCTGAAAGGCTCTTTGATATCGCAGAACAGGAAGAGCTAACCTTTCTTGGAGTTTCTGCAAAGTACATAGATTCACTCCGTAAGATCGAACTTAAGGCGAGCAATTCACACGATCTTTCAAAGTTAAGAACTCTTGCATCTACTGGTTCACCGCTTAGCCACGAAGGTTTTTCTTACATCTATGGTTCGGTCTCGCCAACAGTTCACCTGGCATCAATTTCTGGCGGCACCGATATTTGTGGCTGCTTTATGTTGGGCTGGCCAGAACTCCCGGTCTTTGCAGGGCAGATACAAGTTCCCGCGCTCGGCATGGATGTGCAAGTTTTGAATTCGGATGCAAGCCTGACAAAACCTGGAGATAAAGGCGAGTTAGTTTGCGCCAGTACATTTCCTTCTGCACCACTCTTCTTCTGGGGCGATAAGGAAAATGAGAAATACCTGGCCTCTTACTTTGAAAAGTTTCCAGATATCTGGACCCACGGAGACTTTGTTGAGCCAACCCAAGAATCTGGTTTCATCATGCATGGCAGATCTGATGCCACCCTAAATGTTGCAGGTGTTCGAATTGGAACGGCTGAGATCTATCGTATTACCGAGGAGTTTGAAGAAGTTCTGGAAAGTTTGGCGGTAGCTCAGAAATACGAGAGCGATACGCGAGTAATTCTCTTTCTTAAGTTAAAACCAGGCTCCGAACTAACAACAGATCTTTCCGATCAAATAAAGCAAGCGCTAAAGCAGAAAGCGAGTCCGCGCCATGTGCCGGCTTTGATATTGCAGGCGCCGGATTTTCCTAGAACAAAGAGCGGAAAATTGGTGGAGCTAGCGGTTACGCGAGCCGTAAACAAAGAGCCAATTGATAACTTAGGAGCGCTAGCTAATCCAGAATCTCTAGAATGGTTTAAAGACTTAAATCTTTAA
- a CDS encoding Gfo/Idh/MocA family protein, giving the protein MKREIRIAVLGLGWMGQAHSRSALRIPSLFPDRSFEPVLQVCADVDPARQKSAVADYGFKRATGDWMEAATADDVDAVWVTAPNMLHLPMIEAATKAGKAVFSEKPIGGKPEQTVQAYKLATAAGVPTGVGYNYVWAPLVLHAKNLIASGALGDITHYRGRFLSMYGSDELGLLTWRFKLADAGYGVSSDILSHSVSMAQFLVGGISEVVGMQNTTIKQRPLPSGNAGHYSRGKATDPKGDVENEDFASMLCTFENGATGTFEVSRTVVGPESQNAFEIYGTKGSLMWNLEKINELQYYELGTSLNTGYTTIYGGDRFPFHGAFVPGQANAIGFEDLVAIEDYSFMQSIAEGTKFGQSFKEAVDVVSVQQALINSWSSRTWERVKDLSL; this is encoded by the coding sequence ATGAAGAGAGAGATCCGCATCGCCGTCCTTGGGTTAGGTTGGATGGGACAGGCGCATTCACGTTCTGCGCTGCGTATTCCTTCACTATTTCCAGATCGTTCATTTGAACCTGTCTTGCAGGTTTGTGCAGATGTAGATCCTGCGCGCCAGAAGAGCGCAGTTGCAGATTATGGATTTAAGCGCGCTACCGGTGATTGGATGGAAGCGGCAACTGCAGATGATGTTGATGCTGTCTGGGTAACCGCGCCAAATATGTTGCACCTTCCAATGATCGAAGCGGCGACTAAAGCTGGCAAAGCAGTATTTAGCGAGAAGCCAATTGGTGGAAAGCCAGAACAGACAGTTCAGGCATACAAGTTAGCCACTGCCGCTGGTGTTCCAACTGGCGTTGGCTATAACTATGTCTGGGCACCGCTAGTGCTTCATGCAAAGAATCTCATTGCCAGTGGTGCACTTGGAGATATCACTCATTACCGCGGTCGCTTCTTGAGTATGTATGGCAGTGACGAACTCGGACTTTTAACTTGGAGATTTAAACTTGCCGATGCTGGTTACGGAGTATCTAGCGACATTCTTAGCCATAGCGTTTCCATGGCGCAGTTCTTAGTTGGTGGCATCTCTGAAGTTGTTGGAATGCAGAACACAACGATTAAGCAACGCCCGCTTCCTTCAGGAAATGCTGGACATTACTCACGCGGTAAGGCAACTGATCCAAAGGGCGATGTTGAAAACGAAGACTTTGCATCGATGCTCTGCACATTTGAAAACGGCGCCACAGGTACCTTTGAAGTAAGTCGCACGGTGGTTGGCCCAGAGAGCCAGAATGCCTTTGAAATTTACGGCACTAAGGGCTCGCTGATGTGGAACTTAGAGAAGATCAATGAACTTCAGTATTACGAGCTAGGTACTTCGTTAAACACTGGCTACACCACTATTTATGGCGGAGATCGCTTCCCATTCCATGGCGCTTTCGTTCCGGGACAAGCCAACGCGATTGGCTTTGAAGATCTAGTTGCGATTGAAGATTATTCATTTATGCAATCAATTGCTGAAGGCACGAAGTTCGGACAGAGCTTTAAAGAGGCAGTTGATGTGGTCAGCGTGCAGCAGGCGTTAATCAACTCTTGGAGTTCACGTACTTGGGAGCGCGTTAAAGATTTAAGTCTTTAA
- the iolB gene encoding 5-deoxy-glucuronate isomerase, whose product MSNWYKPAGSLKTAEHEISLTPKDSGWEYCGFYTYNFATKSEFSVELSGREGVLLPLSAQNVSVSVDGQAFTLKGRTGVFAAVSDWIYLPVGSKVSFSSKSGEIALLTAEASEKFPVCYTPAEQVQVEVRGSGKATRQVNNIATPTSFTQCHKILVCEVLTPGGNLSSWPPHRHDKFPGCPTINEEVYYFQIGKDGSDHGDPEGVGFFHVYTVDETVDETVTLHDRDTYVVPHGYHGPSIASPEYPMYFLNVMAGPAPERSMAFCDDPAHHWIRDSWNDQVQDPRCPMTSANGKVGKGK is encoded by the coding sequence ATGAGTAATTGGTATAAACCCGCGGGCTCGCTAAAGACGGCAGAACATGAAATCTCACTGACGCCAAAAGATTCTGGCTGGGAATACTGTGGTTTCTATACCTATAACTTTGCAACTAAATCAGAATTTAGCGTTGAGTTAAGCGGTCGCGAAGGTGTTCTACTTCCACTCTCAGCTCAGAACGTTTCAGTATCGGTTGATGGCCAGGCATTTACTCTAAAAGGTAGAACTGGTGTATTTGCAGCAGTTTCAGATTGGATCTATCTCCCAGTTGGTTCAAAGGTTTCATTTAGCAGTAAATCTGGGGAGATTGCCCTGCTTACTGCAGAAGCTAGTGAAAAATTCCCAGTCTGCTACACACCTGCTGAACAAGTTCAGGTTGAAGTACGCGGTTCAGGCAAAGCAACTCGCCAGGTAAATAACATTGCAACTCCAACTAGCTTTACCCAATGCCACAAGATTCTCGTATGTGAAGTCTTAACACCGGGAGGAAATCTCTCATCATGGCCTCCACATCGCCACGATAAGTTCCCTGGTTGCCCAACAATTAACGAAGAGGTTTATTACTTCCAGATCGGCAAAGATGGATCAGATCACGGAGATCCTGAAGGTGTTGGCTTTTTCCATGTTTACACCGTAGATGAAACTGTCGATGAAACTGTTACCTTGCACGATAGAGATACCTACGTTGTGCCTCATGGTTATCACGGCCCATCAATTGCTTCACCTGAATATCCAATGTATTTCTTGAATGTTATGGCCGGGCCTGCACCCGAGCGCAGCATGGCTTTCTGCGATGATCCAGCACATCATTGGATCCGAGATTCTTGGAACGATCAAGTACAAGATCCACGTTGTCCAATGACTTCTGCCAATGGAAAAGTAGGGAAAGGTAAGTAA
- a CDS encoding Cgl0159 family (beta/alpha)8-fold protein: MKLEQKHYLELIEARINNPKSFQLALKKRSRRSVAGKDGRLLLLAADHTARGIIAAGNNPTAIADRFILLDKLVRGLALPGVDGVMASADILEELAWLGALEGKVAIGTMNRGGIIGASWELDDRLTAYDAEHIRSMGLDGGKTLLRIDETDPGTARTIEMVAAVTTQLADFELVSMIEPLPYIKNENGRAVLDPSEEKLIKVVSIASGLGSSSAFTWLKIPAPTNPEKVAAATSCPILLLGGDPGSNWEDVFAKWDNALKVPNIRGLVPGRALLFGDELDVEAAVARAAQMVRKIS, translated from the coding sequence GTGAAGTTAGAGCAAAAGCATTACCTCGAACTAATTGAAGCGCGCATCAATAACCCTAAATCTTTCCAACTTGCTCTAAAGAAGAGATCACGTCGCAGCGTTGCAGGTAAAGATGGTCGTTTGCTCTTGCTCGCAGCCGACCACACCGCGCGCGGAATAATTGCGGCAGGAAATAATCCAACTGCGATCGCAGATCGATTTATTCTGCTCGATAAGTTGGTTAGAGGCTTAGCTCTTCCAGGCGTTGATGGCGTAATGGCTAGCGCAGATATTCTCGAAGAATTGGCTTGGCTCGGTGCTTTGGAAGGCAAAGTCGCGATCGGAACTATGAACCGCGGCGGAATTATTGGCGCTTCATGGGAACTAGATGATCGCCTGACTGCCTACGATGCCGAACATATTCGCAGCATGGGGCTAGATGGTGGAAAGACTTTGCTGCGCATCGATGAGACCGATCCTGGCACCGCGCGAACAATCGAGATGGTTGCTGCCGTTACAACACAACTTGCAGATTTTGAACTCGTTTCGATGATTGAGCCACTTCCATATATTAAGAATGAGAACGGCAGAGCAGTTCTTGATCCTTCTGAAGAGAAGTTAATCAAAGTAGTTTCTATCGCCTCAGGACTTGGTTCGTCTTCAGCATTTACCTGGTTGAAAATTCCTGCGCCAACCAACCCTGAAAAAGTTGCAGCGGCCACTAGCTGCCCAATTTTATTGTTAGGTGGAGATCCCGGCAGTAATTGGGAAGATGTCTTTGCTAAATGGGATAACGCTCTGAAAGTTCCAAATATCCGCGGCTTAGTACCGGGGCGCGCATTACTCTTTGGCGATGAGTTAGATGTTGAAGCAGCAGTTGCTCGTGCCGCACAAATGGTTAGAAAAATTAGTTAG
- the iolC gene encoding 5-dehydro-2-deoxygluconokinase, translated as MMTSPLDLLTVGRISVDLFSEQINTSFSQPQTFQKSIGGSPTNVAVAAARFGHKSAIVTKVGVDPLGEFVVNKLQSFGVDTSFVKVAESGLTPVVLASQDPPEDPKIIFHRQPSAPDTQLIASDIDDQTLKSAKNFWVSACALSQGTTAESIFQWLEIRGRAKETIIDLDYRPSFWKSREDARAAAQRALSHCTIAIGNIAECDVALGITDPNKAADDLLNRGITLAIVKMGGDGVLLATKEKVHVVKPLPIKLVCGLGAGDAFGGALIHGLLSGWDLEKIGAFANAAGAYLASELMCADAMPTLEILNRFIEEMGSNR; from the coding sequence ATGATGACATCCCCTCTCGACCTGTTAACTGTGGGTCGAATAAGCGTCGATCTTTTCTCGGAGCAGATAAACACCTCCTTTAGCCAGCCACAGACTTTTCAAAAATCTATTGGTGGATCTCCTACAAATGTTGCAGTCGCCGCAGCAAGGTTCGGTCATAAGAGCGCGATTGTTACCAAGGTTGGCGTAGATCCACTTGGTGAGTTTGTAGTTAATAAGCTGCAAAGTTTTGGCGTAGATACAAGTTTTGTGAAGGTTGCTGAAAGCGGACTAACTCCCGTTGTTCTTGCCTCACAAGATCCACCTGAAGATCCGAAGATAATTTTTCATCGCCAACCGTCAGCACCTGATACTCAACTCATCGCCTCAGATATTGATGACCAGACTTTGAAGAGCGCTAAGAACTTCTGGGTCAGCGCCTGCGCGCTTTCTCAAGGAACGACTGCAGAAAGTATCTTCCAGTGGCTTGAGATAAGAGGCCGCGCAAAGGAAACCATTATCGATCTAGATTATCGACCATCGTTCTGGAAGAGCAGAGAAGATGCTCGGGCTGCTGCGCAACGTGCGCTTTCACATTGCACGATCGCTATTGGAAATATCGCTGAATGCGATGTTGCACTGGGGATTACCGATCCGAATAAGGCGGCAGATGATTTATTGAATCGCGGCATCACATTAGCGATTGTAAAAATGGGCGGCGATGGAGTTTTGCTGGCGACTAAAGAGAAGGTGCATGTCGTCAAGCCTTTGCCAATAAAATTGGTTTGCGGGTTGGGCGCCGGAGATGCCTTTGGTGGGGCGTTAATCCATGGGTTACTGAGCGGGTGGGATCTGGAAAAGATCGGTGCCTTCGCAAATGCTGCTGGTGCCTATTTGGCATCTGAGTTAATGTGCGCAGATGCCATGCCAACGCTAGAGATTTTAAATAGATTTATAGAAGAGATGGGGAGCAATCGGTGA
- a CDS encoding Gfo/Idh/MocA family oxidoreductase produces the protein MRIAVIGAGRMGAIRAEDLLSGGAEVTLFNRRDNVAKELAQKLNCSSAEYSDLLKLSFDGYVVATATNSHIAILDQLIPLGKPILCEKPISLTVEETDLVIEKCKKHGTEIQVGFQRRFDPPISVAANKVSSGQVGTLYAMHMYAHDHQPSTLEFLEGSGSIYRDLHVHDFDLVRWITQSEIKKVYATQSVREHQQYAKYNDADVSLISLTTESGVQVAITGTRHNPIGHDVRFEVFGSKDSIAVGLNLKTPIHDIEGEIGFSEIRYTGFIERFRQAFAEESHAFIKFVEGKTPNPCPPINARQALRVAIACEESILSGSAVEL, from the coding sequence ATGAGAATTGCAGTCATTGGCGCTGGTCGAATGGGCGCTATTCGCGCCGAAGATTTGCTTTCAGGTGGCGCTGAAGTAACTCTCTTTAACCGCAGAGATAATGTGGCGAAAGAGTTAGCTCAGAAATTGAATTGCAGTTCAGCGGAATATTCAGATCTTCTCAAGTTAAGTTTTGATGGTTATGTCGTGGCGACCGCGACAAATTCGCACATTGCAATTTTGGATCAGTTGATTCCCCTTGGAAAACCGATACTTTGCGAGAAACCAATTTCACTCACCGTTGAAGAGACAGATTTAGTAATTGAGAAATGTAAAAAGCATGGAACAGAAATCCAGGTTGGATTTCAGCGGCGCTTTGATCCACCGATTTCCGTTGCTGCCAACAAAGTTTCTTCGGGCCAAGTTGGAACGCTCTACGCGATGCACATGTACGCACACGATCACCAACCTTCTACCTTGGAATTCCTAGAAGGTAGCGGCAGTATTTATCGCGATCTACATGTTCATGATTTCGATCTTGTTAGATGGATTACTCAGAGCGAGATAAAAAAGGTCTATGCAACACAGTCTGTACGCGAACATCAACAATATGCAAAATACAACGATGCCGATGTTTCGCTAATCTCCCTAACCACCGAATCGGGAGTTCAAGTTGCAATAACTGGTACCCGCCATAATCCTATTGGCCACGATGTTCGCTTTGAAGTCTTTGGCTCTAAAGATTCAATTGCCGTAGGGCTAAATTTGAAGACACCGATTCACGATATTGAAGGGGAAATCGGCTTCAGCGAAATCAGATACACCGGCTTTATTGAACGCTTCCGCCAAGCATTTGCTGAAGAATCTCACGCCTTCATTAAATTCGTAGAAGGAAAAACTCCAAACCCATGTCCGCCTATCAATGCGCGCCAAGCGCTTCGCGTGGCCATTGCTTGTGAAGAATCAATTCTTAGTGGTTCTGCAGTAGAATTGTAA
- a CDS encoding 2-dehydro-3-deoxygalactonokinase, with the protein MKFVAIDWGTSSFRAWLIERDQISDYLQTDQGVKNFASGSHSAYLIEVLGKWQGQYDRIIAIGMIGSSIGLYETDFSPLPIDIDEVSNSLIQVPNFEPALYIVPGVSKAGDVMRGEESQSLASGLENGLVISPGTHSKWVEIKSGKITDFRTYLTGELFEILRNHSTLSKATDSSAKLVASGDFVEGLNAQTSDLTHDLFAIRANWLQGKTEDASREYLSGLLIGAEIKSAKSWCQASEARIVASDSLAEIYIFALSHFGIKATVENSGQLINYFVALAKKVESKS; encoded by the coding sequence ATGAAGTTTGTAGCGATTGACTGGGGAACTTCATCCTTTCGCGCTTGGTTGATTGAACGCGATCAAATCTCTGACTATCTCCAAACCGATCAGGGCGTTAAGAACTTCGCCTCCGGCTCTCATAGCGCCTATCTAATTGAAGTCTTAGGTAAGTGGCAAGGACAATACGATCGCATCATCGCAATAGGAATGATTGGTTCGAGTATTGGTCTTTATGAGACTGATTTCTCTCCACTGCCGATTGATATCGATGAAGTAAGCAACTCTCTTATTCAAGTACCAAACTTTGAACCAGCTCTTTACATCGTGCCAGGTGTTTCAAAGGCTGGAGATGTAATGCGTGGGGAAGAGTCACAATCTCTTGCTTCAGGGCTTGAAAATGGGCTAGTTATATCGCCTGGAACACATAGTAAATGGGTTGAAATTAAGAGCGGAAAGATTACAGATTTTCGAACCTATCTAACTGGAGAGCTCTTTGAAATACTGAGAAATCACAGCACTCTTTCCAAGGCAACTGATTCATCAGCAAAATTAGTTGCCTCCGGAGATTTTGTAGAAGGCCTTAACGCACAAACCTCTGACTTAACGCATGATTTATTTGCAATCCGCGCCAACTGGTTACAAGGCAAGACCGAGGATGCATCGCGCGAATACCTCTCTGGGCTATTGATCGGCGCCGAAATCAAGTCTGCAAAGAGTTGGTGTCAGGCAAGTGAGGCAAGGATTGTCGCATCGGATTCTCTTGCCGAAATCTATATATTTGCGCTTTCCCACTTTGGAATTAAAGCAACCGTTGAAAATAGTGGACAACTAATCAATTACTTCGTAGCGCTAGCGAAAAAGGTGGAGAGTAAATCATGA
- a CDS encoding bifunctional 4-hydroxy-2-oxoglutarate aldolase/2-dehydro-3-deoxy-phosphogluconate aldolase, with the protein MNTSEQLFSNLKSAPIIAILRGVTPDKVLEVGDLLISAGVKVIEVPLNSPDAFLSIKALRGHLSPDFTVGAGTVLTVSDVEKIAKAGAEICISPNLDLEVVSAAQKLGLIPVPGVATSSEFFEAYKHGVRTMKLFPFSNLGVPFMKALQSVSPKDAHLIPVGGVSVEDTFELVQSGALAVGIGNSLYDPKISNDEFIERCSSTKKVIARFA; encoded by the coding sequence ATGAATACATCTGAGCAACTCTTTAGTAATCTGAAATCTGCCCCAATCATCGCAATCCTTAGGGGAGTAACTCCAGATAAAGTCTTGGAGGTGGGAGATCTTCTAATTTCTGCAGGCGTTAAAGTTATCGAAGTTCCACTTAATAGTCCCGATGCCTTTTTAAGTATTAAAGCCCTGCGTGGCCATCTTTCGCCAGATTTCACCGTTGGCGCAGGTACTGTGTTAACAGTCAGCGATGTAGAAAAGATTGCCAAGGCAGGTGCTGAAATTTGTATCAGCCCTAACCTTGATTTAGAAGTTGTCTCAGCTGCCCAGAAACTTGGATTAATCCCTGTACCGGGAGTAGCAACTTCTTCAGAGTTCTTTGAAGCCTATAAACATGGCGTCAGAACTATGAAGTTATTCCCGTTCTCCAATCTAGGCGTTCCATTTATGAAAGCACTGCAATCAGTTTCACCAAAAGATGCACACTTAATTCCAGTCGGTGGGGTTTCTGTTGAAGATACTTTTGAACTTGTTCAATCAGGTGCGCTAGCAGTTGGTATCGGTAATTCACTTTACGATCCAAAAATATCAAACGATGAATTTATTGAACGCTGTTCAAGTACCAAGAAAGTAATTGCTAGATTTGCTTGA
- the dgoD gene encoding galactonate dehydratase — protein sequence MKVTKFELFFVAHRWLFLKIETDEGISGWGEPVLEGKALTVATAVDELMDHVIGKDPFQIERHWQRMKKGSFYRGGAIMDSAISGIDQALWDIKGKALGVPVYQLLGGQVRDRVRIYGHVGGVGGKDGYTHNPIAEDIKEILANADTQLARGLTALKFAPSDGLEHIDTAQELKNIVARVTAVREHVGDKIDIALDFHGRFSLAMARRVFPYLEPLNLLFIEEPVLPEFSDKFDLIVASTSTPIATGERLFDRKDYKDVLRSGIAVAQPDLSHAGGISECRRIATMAETYDVAVAPHCPLGPIALAACLQLDFATPNFLIQEQVLGLGRGNNGSLMKYLVDYSVFDAPDGYIELMTKPGLGIEVDEAEVRKAAENGHRWRNPDWTHHDGSLAEW from the coding sequence TTGAAAGTTACTAAGTTCGAATTATTTTTCGTTGCCCACCGCTGGCTCTTTCTAAAGATTGAAACCGATGAAGGTATTTCTGGTTGGGGCGAGCCTGTACTTGAAGGCAAGGCGCTCACGGTAGCCACAGCAGTCGACGAATTAATGGACCACGTAATTGGTAAAGATCCATTCCAGATCGAACGTCACTGGCAGAGAATGAAGAAGGGTTCCTTCTATCGTGGAGGCGCAATCATGGATTCGGCCATCTCAGGCATTGATCAAGCGCTCTGGGATATAAAAGGCAAAGCTCTAGGTGTACCTGTCTATCAATTACTTGGCGGACAAGTTCGCGATCGAGTGCGCATTTATGGCCATGTTGGTGGAGTTGGCGGAAAAGATGGATACACCCACAATCCAATCGCCGAAGATATTAAAGAGATCTTGGCTAACGCCGATACTCAGTTAGCAAGAGGCTTAACCGCACTTAAATTTGCGCCTTCTGATGGCTTAGAACATATAGACACCGCGCAAGAGCTAAAAAATATTGTTGCTCGCGTTACTGCGGTTAGAGAACATGTCGGCGATAAAATCGATATCGCACTTGATTTCCATGGCCGCTTTAGCCTTGCTATGGCTCGCAGAGTCTTCCCTTACCTAGAGCCATTAAATCTTTTATTTATTGAAGAACCGGTTCTTCCTGAATTTTCTGACAAGTTTGATTTGATCGTGGCTTCCACATCTACCCCGATTGCAACTGGAGAGCGCCTCTTCGATCGAAAAGATTACAAAGATGTGCTTCGCTCTGGAATCGCCGTTGCTCAGCCTGATTTGAGTCATGCTGGCGGCATCTCTGAATGTCGCAGAATTGCAACAATGGCTGAAACTTACGATGTCGCCGTTGCTCCGCACTGCCCACTTGGACCGATCGCCCTTGCAGCATGCTTGCAATTAGATTTTGCTACCCCGAACTTCTTAATTCAAGAACAAGTACTTGGCCTTGGTCGCGGCAATAACGGTTCGCTAATGAAGTATTTAGTTGACTACTCCGTCTTTGATGCACCCGATGGATATATCGAACTTATGACTAAGCCAGGTTTAGGTATTGAAGTAGATGAAGCAGAGGTTCGTAAGGCCGCTGAAAACGGACATCGTTGGCGCAATCCTGACTGGACGCACCACGATGGATCACTTGCAGAGTGGTAA
- a CDS encoding carbohydrate ABC transporter permease yields the protein MTTIKETLIKEPMANEKKYGLMSDVKVARKITNLTSYSVLFFFSALILFPILWIISTSLKNEEDLFSLPPQIIPENPTLHAFKQVWIDHPFLAYFRNSLIVVSAATFISVTFSAFAAYGLSRFKFRGHGTFMAFLLASQLFPSIMLLIPFYKIYMTFGLINTHAALIITYVSFTIPFCTWMMRGYFDGISKDLDLAAQIDGAGRFRIFRSVILPLSWPGLAATTIYSFISGWNEYIFALVLTQDEEMKTVPVGIGQLVGEYRIDWAQLMAASLYALIPLTIIFIFFNRYFISGLSAGAVKE from the coding sequence ATGACAACGATTAAAGAGACATTGATTAAAGAACCGATGGCTAACGAGAAGAAGTACGGGCTAATGAGCGATGTAAAGGTCGCTCGGAAGATAACCAACCTCACAAGTTATAGCGTCCTTTTCTTCTTCTCTGCTCTCATCCTCTTTCCAATACTTTGGATTATTTCTACATCTCTAAAGAATGAAGAGGATCTCTTCTCACTTCCTCCTCAGATTATTCCTGAGAATCCAACGCTTCATGCTTTCAAACAGGTTTGGATTGATCACCCATTCTTGGCTTACTTCCGCAACTCGCTGATAGTCGTTAGCGCCGCAACCTTCATCTCCGTTACATTCTCGGCATTTGCGGCTTATGGGCTATCTAGATTTAAATTTAGAGGCCACGGAACATTTATGGCTTTTCTGCTCGCTAGCCAGCTATTCCCATCGATTATGTTATTGATTCCTTTCTACAAGATCTATATGACCTTCGGTTTGATTAACACCCACGCGGCGCTAATCATTACCTATGTCTCATTTACCATCCCATTCTGTACTTGGATGATGCGTGGTTACTTCGACGGAATTTCCAAAGATCTAGATCTTGCGGCACAGATCGATGGCGCAGGGCGCTTTAGAATCTTCCGTAGCGTGATTCTTCCGCTCTCCTGGCCAGGACTTGCTGCAACAACAATCTATTCATTTATATCTGGCTGGAACGAGTACATATTTGCACTTGTTCTAACCCAAGATGAAGAGATGAAGACAGTGCCGGTTGGCATCGGTCAGCTAGTTGGCGAATATAGAATCGATTGGGCGCAGTTAATGGCAGCATCGTTATATGCGCTAATTCCGCTAACAATCATCTTTATCTTCTTCAATAGATATTTCATTAGCGGCCTGTCAGCCGGAGCGGTTAAAGAGTAA